One genomic window of Elusimicrobiales bacterium includes the following:
- a CDS encoding acyl-CoA dehydrogenase family protein, protein MTTITETQQAVIELAREIAQKKIKPVRARYDAEEKFPWEIVEEYRRANLFGLWLPEALGGMGGGVSDLALAVEELSRVCGAIALPIATSALGAMPILLWGSKTQREKWLPDVASGKRLAAFALTEAEAGSDATAIKTAAVKQPDGSYILNGAKHFISTGEAAEIYTVAATTNPSRGARGITLFIVEKGTPGFSFGKKEEKMGIRANPTYEIVFQDVRTPAENMLGGEGKGLLVVQETLDYSRPGVAAQALGIARGALDETVPYLRTRKQFGQPVSSFQAIQHSLADMSASLEAGCAMVHSLTAAMDREFLPAVEAAMSNGTTVHEELKKIQTCRWTKKSAIAKLFCSEAAMRITCDCVSLCGGLGYMRDYPVEKFMRDAKITQIYEGTNHIQRNEIAAALIKEYAAGE, encoded by the coding sequence ATGACCACTATTACCGAAACCCAGCAGGCCGTGATAGAGCTGGCGCGCGAAATCGCGCAGAAAAAAATCAAGCCCGTCCGCGCCAGATACGACGCGGAGGAGAAATTCCCCTGGGAAATAGTGGAGGAATACCGCCGGGCGAACTTGTTCGGACTGTGGCTGCCGGAGGCTCTGGGCGGCATGGGGGGCGGAGTGTCGGACCTGGCGCTGGCGGTGGAGGAACTCTCCCGCGTCTGCGGCGCAATCGCGCTGCCGATTGCCACCAGCGCGCTGGGCGCGATGCCGATACTGCTTTGGGGCAGCAAAACCCAGCGTGAGAAATGGCTGCCGGATGTGGCCTCCGGCAAAAGGCTGGCCGCTTTCGCGCTCACCGAGGCGGAGGCCGGCTCCGACGCCACGGCAATAAAGACAGCGGCGGTAAAGCAGCCGGACGGCTCCTATATTCTTAACGGCGCCAAACATTTTATTTCCACCGGCGAAGCAGCGGAGATTTATACGGTGGCCGCTACCACAAACCCCTCGCGCGGCGCGCGCGGAATCACGTTGTTTATTGTTGAAAAGGGGACGCCCGGTTTCTCCTTCGGCAAAAAAGAGGAGAAGATGGGCATACGCGCCAACCCGACCTACGAGATCGTTTTTCAGGACGTAAGGACTCCGGCGGAAAACATGCTGGGCGGCGAGGGGAAGGGGCTGCTGGTTGTGCAGGAAACGCTGGATTATTCCCGCCCCGGCGTCGCCGCGCAGGCGCTGGGCATAGCCCGCGGGGCGCTGGACGAGACTGTTCCGTATCTGCGGACGCGCAAACAGTTCGGCCAGCCGGTATCCTCTTTTCAGGCGATACAGCATTCCCTGGCTGACATGTCCGCCAGCCTTGAGGCGGGATGCGCCATGGTGCATTCTCTTACCGCCGCGATGGACAGGGAATTCCTGCCCGCGGTTGAAGCCGCCATGTCAAACGGCACCACCGTCCACGAGGAGCTAAAAAAAATCCAGACCTGCCGCTGGACGAAAAAATCCGCCATCGCGAAGCTTTTCTGCTCGGAAGCCGCCATGCGCATCACCTGCGACTGCGTCAGCCTCTGCGGCGGCCTGGGTTACATGCGCGACTATCCGGTTGAGAAATTCATGCGCGACGCCAAAATCACACAGATTTACGAAGGCACCAACCACATACAGCGCAACGAAATCGCCGCCGCGCTTATAAAAGAGTACGCGGCTGGAGAGTAA
- a CDS encoding electron transfer flavoprotein subunit beta/FixA family protein, which produces MHILVCVKQTPATDKIAVDEKTGCLIREGVESAINPFDEFALEEAVRTKEKVPGSTVTALTMGPPQAGEVLRECVARGADAVYHLCDRALAGSDTWATSYALSCAVRKISQLKGQVHIVFCGKQTNDSDTGHIGPQIATWLDWPNAAFVRKIETVDEKTVRVQRLMEDGTDILEMPLPAVVSVIKEINTPRIASLKGRLAAKKTAINTLSVADIGADAARLGQASPTAVIRCFTPPARTSTAVRISGADAREKARNLALKLKEIKAV; this is translated from the coding sequence ATGCACATTCTTGTTTGCGTAAAGCAGACTCCTGCCACAGACAAAATCGCCGTGGACGAGAAGACCGGCTGCCTCATCCGCGAAGGCGTGGAATCGGCCATAAACCCGTTTGACGAGTTCGCGCTGGAAGAAGCCGTCCGCACCAAAGAGAAGGTCCCCGGCTCAACTGTAACCGCGCTGACTATGGGCCCGCCCCAGGCGGGCGAGGTGCTGCGCGAATGCGTGGCGCGCGGCGCCGACGCCGTGTATCATTTGTGCGACCGCGCGCTTGCCGGCTCCGACACCTGGGCCACCAGCTACGCGCTTTCCTGCGCCGTAAGGAAAATCTCCCAGCTTAAAGGCCAGGTCCATATAGTTTTCTGCGGCAAGCAGACAAACGACAGCGACACCGGGCATATCGGCCCGCAAATCGCCACCTGGCTGGACTGGCCAAACGCCGCCTTCGTCCGCAAAATAGAAACTGTGGACGAAAAAACAGTCCGCGTCCAGCGGCTTATGGAGGACGGGACCGATATTCTGGAAATGCCGCTCCCGGCGGTGGTAAGCGTCATAAAGGAAATAAACACGCCGCGCATCGCCTCGCTCAAAGGCAGGCTGGCGGCTAAAAAAACGGCCATAAATACTCTTTCCGTCGCCGACATCGGCGCGGACGCGGCGCGGCTGGGACAGGCCTCCCCCACGGCGGTAATCCGCTGCTTTACGCCGCCGGCGCGCACCTCCACCGCCGTCAGAATATCCGGCGCGGACGCCAGAGAAAAGGCGCGCAACCTCGCGCTGAAACTAAAGGAAATAAAGGCGGTCTGA
- a CDS encoding FAD-binding protein, whose product MAKITVNEARCTGCGSCLKVCPEHCIMLAASDSVRTETKGKVPYPSLAVIDEGACSLCGACASACAALAKNAPEKNLFNAITLAARETAGKDISAYKNVWCYAEVLHGEINPVSYELLSVGATLAADLGADLCAVVLGGNSLSFASELVARGAKKVYVCESPELENFVDDVYAKCLADIVKTYKPDKFLLPATTIGRSLAAKVAILCDTGLTADATSAVIDKASGLMHVTRPTFGGNLMATITCAHSRPEMCSLRPLTYPQAKPDYKRRGEVINFKFSPAKYASKTKFVSFVQEEAGEIDIGAAEIIVAGGRGVGKAEGFHMLHDLAKELGGAVGASRAAVDSGWVAYRHQVGLTGKTVKPKIYIACGISGQVQHLAGMTSSDVIISVNKDAQAALMDHAHYAVEGDLHEIVPALIDEIRKIKSGA is encoded by the coding sequence ATGGCTAAAATCACTGTCAACGAAGCCCGCTGCACCGGCTGCGGCTCCTGCCTTAAAGTCTGTCCCGAGCATTGCATAATGCTTGCCGCTTCCGATTCCGTCCGGACGGAGACAAAGGGCAAAGTCCCCTATCCCTCGCTTGCGGTTATAGACGAGGGCGCCTGCTCGCTCTGCGGCGCCTGCGCCTCCGCCTGCGCCGCGCTGGCAAAAAACGCGCCGGAAAAAAACCTTTTCAACGCCATAACGCTGGCCGCGCGCGAAACCGCCGGCAAGGATATTTCCGCCTATAAAAACGTCTGGTGCTATGCCGAGGTGCTCCACGGCGAAATAAATCCCGTCTCCTACGAACTGCTTTCCGTGGGAGCCACCCTGGCGGCGGACCTGGGCGCGGATTTGTGCGCCGTCGTGCTGGGCGGCAATTCGCTGTCTTTTGCCAGCGAGTTGGTGGCCAGGGGCGCAAAAAAAGTCTATGTCTGCGAATCGCCGGAGCTGGAAAATTTCGTGGATGATGTTTACGCCAAATGCCTGGCGGACATCGTAAAGACATACAAGCCGGATAAATTCCTGCTTCCGGCGACGACTATAGGCCGCTCGCTTGCCGCCAAAGTCGCCATTCTGTGCGATACCGGCCTTACCGCCGATGCCACAAGCGCGGTGATAGACAAAGCCAGCGGGCTTATGCATGTAACCCGCCCCACCTTCGGCGGCAACCTGATGGCCACCATCACCTGCGCGCATTCCCGCCCGGAGATGTGCAGCCTGCGCCCGCTGACCTATCCTCAGGCAAAGCCGGATTACAAGCGGCGGGGGGAAGTCATCAATTTCAAGTTCAGCCCCGCCAAATACGCCTCAAAGACGAAATTCGTCTCTTTCGTGCAGGAGGAGGCCGGCGAGATAGACATAGGCGCGGCTGAAATCATAGTCGCCGGCGGGCGCGGCGTGGGCAAGGCGGAGGGCTTCCACATGCTGCACGACCTGGCAAAAGAGCTTGGCGGCGCGGTGGGCGCCTCGCGCGCGGCGGTGGATTCCGGCTGGGTAGCCTACCGCCATCAGGTGGGCCTTACCGGCAAGACGGTAAAACCGAAAATCTACATCGCCTGCGGCATTTCCGGCCAGGTGCAGCATCTGGCGGGGATGACCTCCTCCGACGTGATAATCTCCGTCAACAAGGACGCGCAGGCCGCGCTTATGGACCATGCGCATTACGCGGTGGAGGGCGACCTGCACGAGATTGTCCCCGCGCTTATTGACGAAATCCGCAAAATCAAATCCGGCGCATGA